Proteins found in one Homalodisca vitripennis isolate AUS2020 chromosome 4, UT_GWSS_2.1, whole genome shotgun sequence genomic segment:
- the LOC124360163 gene encoding DNA translocase FtsK-like codes for MRTGTFPLLSLSLAWLAAAGWCEDDTQNGKQLIMLEIERLNYPGEDKVVKRQASVQYGGAPDRYIVRSSGEGGQQQVPPEYLTLLHQLSPQQNDQQRDIQQLYITRNPQEVYAEYANQPPPPPPRPKLTPEQEQMRRLQEDAANKHIREQQERALQRALQTGQFQPGFQPQPYQPQQQTYQQQPSYQQSQQLSYQEPQPSYQQQSAYQQPQQPQSLSQYDSASSLEIEPQYSQPPSPPQFYQQTRSIRPAQAPQKFSYSQVQFGSSELAREALEPRLVSIQQKLKSQAKPQPQPQYYSQPQVLPQPQALPQPRPQVRFNAYVQPQQQTPTQPQHPQQYLIETTRPEQEEEQVVMIPRPRKPSSQPQSLYYRPQPAPINSVESTHYAKEPQPYTTIPREYQTPQQYRPAPAPQYVRRPQNLPSPDAPSRSAIYVQQSGVSKRVTTPSPPYNPYSAYTPGVPVPRIPTPQGHRPLTATEIHALSKAGFQISPLTLNSLQESSDISPAYDEDSDVYRSPSSKRQSQYLDERKPPGKYPKRIPKPVPLTDHERKLLAEQGIRNLYRVESSESKDAPVTYVLAIDNSVRKRESESATKDKN; via the exons CGTGGCTGGCGGCCGCGGGCTGGTGCGAGGACGACACCCAAAATGGCAAACAACTCATCATGCTGGAGATTGAGCGACTCAACTATCCAGGCGAGGACAAGGTGGTGAAGAGACAGGCGTCTGTTCAGTACGGAGGTGCTCCAGACAGGTACATCGTGCGGAGCAGTGGGGAGGGTGGCCAACAACAG GTTCCCCCAGAGTACCTGACTCTGCTACACCAACTCTCACCTCAGCAAAATGACCAGCAACGTGACATCCAGCAACTCTACATCACCAG GAATCCTCAAGAGGTATACGCTGAGTACGCCAACCAGCCACCACCGCCGCCACCGCGGCCCAAGCTGACGCCAGAGCAGGAGCAGATGAGGCGTCTGCAGGAGGATGCAGCCAACAAACACATCAGGGAACAGCAGGAGCGGGCCCTCCAGCGTGCTCTCCAGACTGGCCAGTTCCAGCCGGGCTTCCAGCCTCAACCTTACCAGCCCCAGCAACAGACTTACCAACAGCAACCTTCTTACCAACAGTCCCAGCAACTGTCCTATCAAGAACCACAACCATCCTACCAGCAGCAATCAGCTTACCAGCAACCGCAGCAGCCTCAATCCCTTTCTCAATACGACTCCGCTAGTTCCCTAGAGATAGAGCCCCAATACTCCCAGCCACCTTCACCACCTCAGTTCTACCAGCAGACCAGGTCCATCCGACCAGCTCAGGCACCTCAGAAGTTCTCCTACAGTCAGGTCCAGTTTGGGTCATCTGAATTGGCAAGAGAAGCTCTTGAACCGAGATTAGTGTCTATTCAGCAGAAATTGAAGAGTCAAGCTAAGCCACAACCCCAACCCCAGTATTATTCTCAGCCGCAGGTCCTTCCGCAGCCACAAGCTCTTCCTCAGCCGAGACCACAGGTTCGCTTCAATGCTTATGTACAGCCTCAACAGCAGACGCCCACTCAGCCGCAGCATCCTCAGCAGTACCTGATAGAGACCACTAGGCCGGAACAGGAGGAGGAACAGGTTGTCATGATTCCCAGACCTCGCAAGCCGTCCTCTCAACCCCAGTCATTATACTACAGGCCACAGCCAGCTCCCATTAACAGTGTCGAAAGCACTCACTATGCCAAGGAGCCACAGCCCTACACGACAATTCCAAGAGAATACCAGACTCCCCAACAGTACCGACCCGCTCCCGCTCCTCAGTACGTTAGAAGACCTCAAAATCTGCCATCTCCTGATGCACCCTCTCGATCAGCCATCTATGTCCAACAGTCTGGAGTAAGCAAGAGGGTCACCACGCCATCGCCTCCGTACAACCCATACTCTGCGTACACTCCGGGAGTTCCGGTCCCTCGGATTCCGACTCCTCAAGGACATCGTCCCCTAACAGCGACTGAAATACACGCTCTATCAAAAGCTGGATTTCAAATTTCGCCACTGACCTTAAACAGTCTTCAGGAGTCTAGTGACATTTCTCCTGCCTACGACGAAGACAGTGACGTCTACAGATCACCCAGTTCCAAGCGGCAGAGTCAGTACCTTGACGAGAGGAAGCCCCCGGGAAAGTACCCCAAGAGAATTCCCAAGCCCGTTCCTCTGACTGATCACGAACGAAAGCTCCTGGCCGAACAGGGTATCAGGAATTTATATAGAGTGGAAAGCTCGGAGAGCAAGGATGCACCGGTAACCTATGTCTTGGCCATAGACAACAGTGTGCGAAAGAGGGAGTCAGAGTCAGCGACGAAAGATAAGAACTAA